Proteins encoded together in one Peribacillus asahii window:
- a CDS encoding Crp/Fnr family transcriptional regulator, whose amino-acid sequence MEYSSLPQKLNELVLENYPVKYIERGRYLFQESTPSSELFYILNGKVQISKIVPDGRELTLRLCSGNELIGETILFSELPKHMMNAKMIEGGEVIFINKEQFEQQIYKDSQLAIDCLSWLSAQHRKTQTMFRDLLLHGKKGALYSTLIRIMNSYGVETENGTIITMAFTNQELANFCGTSREVINRMLADLRKQNVISLDKGFITIHNVDFLRTEIDCENCPIDICRID is encoded by the coding sequence ATGGAATATTCTTCCTTGCCCCAAAAATTAAACGAACTTGTTCTTGAAAATTATCCTGTAAAATATATAGAAAGAGGACGCTATCTTTTTCAAGAAAGTACGCCCTCAAGTGAATTATTTTATATTTTAAATGGGAAAGTTCAAATTAGCAAAATCGTCCCTGATGGACGTGAACTAACATTGCGACTATGCTCGGGTAATGAATTAATTGGTGAAACAATCCTTTTCTCTGAATTACCTAAACATATGATGAATGCTAAGATGATTGAAGGTGGAGAAGTAATCTTCATTAATAAAGAACAGTTCGAACAACAAATTTATAAAGATAGTCAACTCGCTATTGATTGTCTCTCCTGGTTATCCGCTCAACACCGCAAAACTCAAACGATGTTTCGAGACTTACTCTTGCATGGCAAAAAAGGAGCTTTATACTCCACGTTAATTCGAATCATGAATAGCTACGGCGTTGAAACAGAGAATGGCACGATCATTACAATGGCCTTTACCAATCAAGAACTTGCAAATTTTTGCGGCACATCCCGTGAGGTCATTAATCGGATGTTAGCGGATTTACGCAAACAGAATGTAATCTCACTGGACAAAGGATTTATTACAATTCACAATGTAGACTTTTTACGTACTGAAATTGACTGTGAAAACTGTCCAATTGATATTTGTAGAATTGATTAA
- a CDS encoding alpha/beta fold hydrolase, which yields MITIKNEKVDNIPVLHMSKEELFEKKQPLIFFIHGFMSAKEHNLHYAYLLAEKGFRVILPDVIHHGERESGYSEKELSSRFWKMIVQTIHELNILKEELVSRHLVQADKIGVVGTSMGGIVTNGALAAYDWISAAVSLMGNPAYVRFAEYQVEQMKKILPELDLKEKDVQEQLELLKPYDLSLNPDKLQNRPLMFWHGVKDQVVPYKFAYDLYQHIKSNYDSKPNHLMFILDEKAGHKVSRSGVLQTVEWFDKHLQPTIQKV from the coding sequence TTGATTACTATCAAGAATGAAAAAGTTGACAATATCCCAGTTTTACATATGAGCAAGGAAGAGTTGTTTGAAAAAAAGCAGCCGCTTATTTTCTTTATTCATGGTTTTATGAGTGCAAAGGAACATAATCTACATTATGCATACTTGCTAGCGGAAAAGGGGTTTCGCGTTATTTTACCGGATGTGATTCATCATGGTGAAAGAGAATCGGGATACAGTGAAAAAGAATTATCGTCCCGCTTTTGGAAAATGATTGTTCAGACGATTCATGAATTGAACATACTAAAGGAAGAACTTGTGTCTAGACATTTAGTTCAAGCGGACAAAATTGGAGTTGTCGGAACCTCAATGGGGGGCATTGTCACGAATGGGGCACTTGCTGCATATGACTGGATTTCTGCAGCTGTGAGTTTGATGGGCAACCCCGCCTATGTTAGGTTTGCTGAGTATCAAGTAGAGCAAATGAAAAAGATACTACCAGAATTGGATTTAAAGGAAAAGGATGTTCAAGAACAATTGGAATTGTTAAAGCCTTATGATTTAAGCTTAAATCCAGATAAGCTGCAAAACAGACCGCTTATGTTTTGGCATGGAGTAAAAGATCAAGTCGTGCCTTATAAGTTTGCTTATGATCTTTATCAGCATATTAAATCGAATTATGACAGCAAGCCGAATCATTTGATGTTTATTTTAGATGAAAAGGCTGGACATAAAGTGTCACGATCAGGAGTATTACAAACAGTGGAATGGTTCGATAAGCACTTGCAGCCAACGATACAAAAAGTTTAA
- the argJ gene encoding bifunctional ornithine acetyltransferase/N-acetylglutamate synthase codes for MKTLQPVEVVKQVNEGNILTPKGFKADGAHAGLRYEKKDVGVIYTETPASSAAVYTKNIVQAAPIAVTKDSISQEGKLHGIIVNSACANACTGEQGLKDAYEMRKLAAEKFGVSEHLFAVASTGVIGELLDMEKIANGIQALNPTTERVSAESFETAILTTDLVSKHCGYEAIIDGKKVSMGGAAKGSGMIHPNMATMLGFITTDAVIESADLHAALREVTNDTFNQITVDGDCSTNDMVLVLANGEAGNEPLSSTHPEWPVFIEMLKQTAETLAKKIAKDGEGATKLIEVNVHGMKTKPEAQMMGKTIVGSNLVKTAAYGADANWGRIIAAMGRSGVTFNPSEATIAFGDIVVLKDGEPVAFSEEEAKVYLEQDSFTINVYLKEGTASGTAWGCDLTYEYVKINGSYRS; via the coding sequence ATGAAAACATTACAACCAGTTGAAGTAGTAAAACAAGTAAATGAAGGAAATATTTTAACGCCTAAAGGGTTTAAAGCGGACGGTGCTCATGCGGGATTACGTTATGAGAAGAAGGATGTCGGTGTGATTTATACAGAAACACCAGCCTCAAGCGCAGCTGTGTACACAAAAAATATTGTTCAAGCAGCTCCAATTGCGGTAACGAAAGATAGTATTTCTCAAGAAGGAAAGCTTCATGGAATTATCGTAAACAGTGCTTGTGCCAATGCTTGTACTGGAGAGCAAGGGTTAAAGGATGCTTATGAAATGAGAAAGCTTGCAGCTGAAAAATTTGGTGTATCTGAGCATTTATTTGCAGTTGCTTCAACTGGAGTTATTGGTGAATTATTAGATATGGAAAAAATAGCGAATGGCATTCAAGCGTTGAATCCAACAACGGAGCGCGTATCAGCAGAGAGCTTTGAAACAGCTATTTTAACAACGGACTTAGTATCGAAGCATTGCGGATATGAGGCAATCATTGATGGCAAAAAAGTATCGATGGGCGGAGCGGCTAAAGGATCGGGAATGATTCATCCGAATATGGCTACAATGCTAGGGTTCATTACAACGGATGCGGTGATTGAATCAGCAGATTTACATGCAGCGTTACGAGAAGTAACGAATGATACATTCAATCAAATTACAGTAGATGGCGATTGTTCAACAAATGATATGGTTCTTGTTTTAGCTAATGGAGAGGCTGGAAATGAGCCATTATCGAGCACACATCCTGAATGGCCTGTATTTATCGAAATGTTAAAACAAACGGCGGAAACATTAGCGAAGAAGATTGCTAAAGACGGTGAAGGTGCGACAAAGTTAATCGAAGTAAACGTTCATGGAATGAAAACGAAACCGGAAGCACAAATGATGGGAAAAACGATTGTTGGTTCGAATTTAGTGAAGACGGCTGCTTACGGTGCTGATGCAAACTGGGGCCGAATTATTGCGGCTATGGGACGCAGCGGTGTGACATTTAATCCAAGTGAAGCAACGATTGCTTTTGGTGACATTGTTGTGCTAAAAGACGGGGAACCAGTTGCATTTTCAGAAGAAGAGGCAAAAGTGTATCTAGAGCAAGATAGTTTTACGATTAATGTGTATTTAAAAGAAGGAACAGCATCAGGAACGGCATGGGGCTGTGACTTAACATATGAATATGTGAAAATTAATGGAAGTTATCGATCATAA
- a CDS encoding carbamoyl phosphate synthase small subunit encodes MKNYLHLANGSTFEGELLTKSNTKAITGEIVFFTGMTGYQEVLTDPSYKDQIIVFTYPLVGNYGINKYDFESKKPHVAGVIVYEGNMHYSHYQAEYSLKEYLDKWNIPLLSHVDTRAVVKNIRKEGSMEAAITSEAEYTFESCTTNLDAYVAEVSTKEIVSYGNGEKHVVMMDFGYKKSILDSLLNQGCRVTVVPFDTTYEQVKGLNPDGILLSNGPGNPKQLTHLLGNIKKVISSYPTLGICLGHQLTSLAFGGDTKKMLFGHRGANQPVVDLQTNRVYMSSQNHSYEVDEVSLEETSLQVRFKNVNDGTVEGVMHKELPIFTTQFHPEANPGPAESSVHFNEFLQLINEYSGREKVYA; translated from the coding sequence ATGAAAAACTATCTTCATTTAGCAAATGGCTCCACCTTTGAAGGTGAGCTACTAACAAAATCTAATACAAAAGCAATCACAGGTGAGATTGTCTTTTTTACAGGTATGACAGGTTATCAAGAAGTATTAACCGATCCTTCTTATAAGGACCAAATTATTGTATTTACGTACCCATTAGTCGGAAACTATGGGATTAATAAATATGATTTTGAAAGCAAAAAGCCGCATGTGGCAGGAGTTATTGTATATGAAGGCAATATGCATTACTCTCATTATCAAGCGGAGTATTCATTGAAAGAGTACTTAGATAAATGGAATATTCCACTTCTAAGTCATGTGGATACAAGAGCGGTCGTTAAAAATATTCGTAAAGAAGGATCGATGGAAGCAGCCATCACCTCTGAAGCAGAGTATACATTTGAGTCATGTACAACAAATCTTGATGCATATGTAGCAGAAGTATCAACAAAAGAAATCGTTAGCTATGGAAATGGCGAAAAGCATGTGGTCATGATGGACTTCGGCTATAAAAAATCGATTTTAGATTCATTACTTAATCAAGGCTGCCGCGTGACAGTTGTTCCGTTTGATACAACATATGAACAAGTAAAAGGGTTAAACCCAGACGGTATTTTATTATCGAATGGTCCTGGAAATCCGAAACAGTTAACTCACTTACTAGGGAATATTAAGAAAGTGATTTCGAGCTATCCAACATTGGGAATTTGTCTCGGTCATCAATTAACATCCTTAGCTTTTGGCGGAGATACAAAGAAAATGCTATTCGGACATCGTGGTGCGAATCAACCGGTTGTAGATTTACAAACGAACCGAGTGTATATGAGTTCACAAAATCATAGCTATGAAGTGGATGAAGTGAGCCTTGAAGAAACATCGCTGCAAGTTCGTTTTAAAAATGTAAACGACGGAACGGTAGAAGGCGTTATGCATAAAGAACTTCCAATCTTTACGACTCAATTCCATCCAGAAGCAAACCCAGGACCGGCTGAAAGCTCTGTACATTTTAATGAATTTTTGCAACTAATCAATGAATATAGCGGGAGAGAGAAAGTATA
- a CDS encoding acetylornithine transaminase, which yields MSSLFPTYARWGIEPEKAKGSWLISTEGTQYLDFTSGIAVLNLGHGHEKVKSAVANQLEKYWHVSNMFKSSAQERTAKVLTDVTGLGRVFFSNSGAEANEGAIKLARKATGKSKVVTCLQSFHGRTFATMAATGQEKVRVGFGEMLSTFDYVPYNDCEALAKAVDSETAAVMLEVVQGEGGIHVVEQAFLDAIKEQCEKHGALLIIDEIQTGIGRTGKPFAFQHFDVKPDIITAAKGLGNGLPIGAVIGKEELAEYFGPGSHGSTFGGNPVCIAAAEAVVNEIFTLEFLQETNEKAHYLMSELTKGLQGNKQVVEVRGLGMLIGIELTHEAQSTLEALQQDGLLVLTAGPNVLRLLPALTVSKEEIDLAVEKISKVLSV from the coding sequence GTGAGCTCATTATTTCCAACTTATGCAAGATGGGGGATTGAACCAGAAAAGGCAAAAGGTTCTTGGTTGATCAGTACAGAAGGAACACAATATTTAGATTTTACATCTGGAATCGCCGTTTTAAACCTTGGCCATGGTCATGAAAAAGTAAAAAGTGCTGTAGCGAATCAATTGGAGAAATATTGGCATGTTTCCAATATGTTTAAAAGCTCTGCACAAGAACGTACAGCAAAAGTGTTAACAGATGTAACGGGACTTGGACGTGTATTCTTTTCAAACAGCGGAGCAGAAGCAAATGAAGGAGCGATTAAACTAGCTCGTAAAGCGACAGGCAAATCAAAAGTAGTCACTTGCTTGCAGTCTTTCCACGGACGCACCTTTGCCACAATGGCTGCGACAGGACAGGAGAAGGTTCGAGTAGGTTTTGGTGAAATGTTATCAACATTTGATTATGTTCCTTACAATGATTGCGAAGCATTAGCGAAGGCTGTGGACAGTGAAACAGCGGCTGTTATGCTTGAAGTCGTTCAAGGTGAAGGTGGTATCCACGTTGTAGAGCAAGCATTTTTAGATGCTATTAAAGAACAATGTGAAAAGCATGGAGCCCTTCTCATTATTGATGAAATTCAAACAGGAATTGGCCGAACTGGAAAACCGTTTGCATTCCAGCATTTCGATGTGAAGCCTGATATTATCACAGCAGCAAAAGGACTAGGAAATGGTCTCCCAATTGGAGCGGTAATCGGAAAAGAAGAGTTGGCGGAATACTTTGGACCAGGTAGTCACGGTTCTACATTTGGTGGAAATCCAGTTTGTATCGCTGCTGCGGAAGCTGTAGTAAATGAAATTTTCACACTAGAATTTTTACAAGAGACGAATGAGAAAGCACACTATTTAATGAGTGAGTTAACAAAAGGACTGCAAGGCAACAAGCAAGTTGTGGAAGTACGCGGACTTGGAATGCTGATCGGCATTGAGCTAACACACGAAGCACAGTCTACGTTAGAAGCATTGCAGCAAGACGGATTGCTTGTGTTGACTGCGGGACCTAATGTTCTTCGCTTATTGCCAGCTTTAACAGTAAGCAAAGAAGAGATCGACTTAGCTGTAGAGAAAATCAGCAAAGTATTGTCAGTATAA
- a CDS encoding DUF3813 domain-containing protein, which translates to MANRLFQEAREFVENVLQSERHESHENAVDVAKNALSSAFANSTEAEKEQLRELQQRLEDHLK; encoded by the coding sequence ATGGCAAATAGACTATTTCAAGAAGCGCGTGAGTTTGTTGAGAATGTTCTGCAGTCTGAGCGTCATGAAAGTCATGAAAATGCGGTGGACGTAGCCAAGAATGCACTTTCTTCAGCCTTTGCTAATTCAACAGAGGCTGAAAAAGAACAGCTTCGGGAGCTGCAACAGAGATTAGAAGATCACCTAAAATAA
- a CDS encoding Cof-type HAD-IIB family hydrolase — translation MADKHLIVLDLDGTLLNNDKQISSRTKQVLTKLKEDGHQIMIATGRPYRASELYYRQLGLTTPIVNFNGAFVHHPLQTSWGMYHSPLDINVAKDIVEACDEFDYHNIIAEVRDDVYFHYHDEKLIDLLKMGNPKVTTGDLRNFLEQSPTSMLIHAEEHQVTEIREHLTSVHAEVIDHRSWAAPFHVIEIVKSGLNKAVGIQKVSNYLDIPKERIIAFGDEDNDLEMIDYAGTGVAMGNAISELKSLANITTLTNEEDGIAVFLEDKFNIKLA, via the coding sequence ATGGCTGATAAACATTTAATCGTGTTAGATCTTGACGGAACATTACTGAATAATGACAAACAAATTTCGTCTCGTACAAAGCAAGTTTTAACAAAGCTCAAAGAAGATGGTCATCAAATCATGATTGCCACTGGAAGACCATATCGTGCCAGCGAATTGTATTATCGTCAACTCGGATTAACAACACCAATCGTCAATTTTAATGGCGCTTTCGTGCATCATCCATTACAAACAAGCTGGGGAATGTACCATTCACCATTAGATATCAACGTGGCAAAGGATATCGTCGAAGCATGTGACGAATTCGACTATCATAATATTATCGCTGAAGTTCGCGATGACGTATATTTTCATTATCATGATGAAAAGCTCATTGACCTTTTGAAAATGGGTAATCCAAAAGTAACAACAGGCGATTTACGTAACTTCTTAGAACAATCTCCCACAAGTATGCTCATTCATGCTGAAGAACACCAAGTTACGGAAATTCGTGAGCATTTAACATCTGTTCATGCCGAAGTGATTGATCACCGCAGTTGGGCTGCTCCTTTTCATGTTATTGAAATTGTGAAAAGCGGGTTGAATAAAGCAGTCGGTATTCAAAAAGTTTCAAATTATTTAGATATACCAAAAGAACGAATTATCGCTTTTGGCGATGAAGATAATGACTTAGAAATGATTGATTATGCAGGCACTGGTGTCGCAATGGGCAATGCCATCTCCGAGCTTAAGTCATTAGCAAACATAACTACCTTAACAAATGAAGAAGACGGTATTGCGGTATTCCTGGAAGATAAATTCAATATTAAACTTGCCTAA
- the argC gene encoding N-acetyl-gamma-glutamyl-phosphate reductase, which produces MNVSIVGATGYGGLELIRFLGNHPHLEIASLHTSSQFGRNIYEENAHLMHMDYKLEEIDAEAIAKKSDIVFLATPSGVSSKLISEFCDLDIKVIDLSGDLRLQTPGEYAQWYKKEPAPQHIIEKSVYGLAEWNKEQIEQADIIANPGCYPTATLLGLAPLFTEGWATGEDVIVDAKSGVSGAGKSPTAVTHYSEMNENFKIYKVNQHQHIPEVEQQLGRWFADIKPITFNTHLVPMTRGIMATMYVKVNRQTTKAEVRDLFETVYANHPFVRIQPLGQFPSTKQVYGSNFCDIGVDYDERTGRVTIVSVIDNLVKGAAGQAIQNANILMGLKETAGLWSAPLYP; this is translated from the coding sequence TTGAACGTGTCAATAGTAGGCGCCACTGGATACGGTGGTCTAGAGTTAATCCGGTTTTTAGGGAACCACCCTCATCTGGAAATTGCTTCATTGCATACTTCTTCCCAGTTTGGCCGAAATATATATGAAGAGAATGCACATTTAATGCATATGGATTATAAATTAGAAGAGATTGATGCCGAAGCGATTGCTAAAAAATCGGATATTGTATTTTTAGCAACTCCTTCTGGTGTATCGTCTAAATTAATTTCCGAATTTTGCGATTTGGATATAAAAGTAATCGATTTATCCGGTGATTTGAGGTTACAAACACCAGGAGAATATGCACAATGGTACAAGAAAGAACCGGCACCACAGCATATAATTGAAAAATCAGTATACGGTTTGGCTGAATGGAATAAAGAACAAATCGAGCAGGCAGATATCATTGCGAATCCAGGTTGTTATCCAACAGCGACGCTTTTAGGCTTAGCTCCTTTATTCACAGAAGGCTGGGCGACGGGTGAAGATGTAATTGTTGATGCTAAGTCCGGCGTATCTGGTGCTGGGAAGTCGCCAACAGCGGTAACACATTACAGCGAAATGAATGAGAATTTTAAAATTTATAAAGTAAATCAACATCAGCATATTCCGGAAGTCGAGCAGCAGCTTGGGCGTTGGTTTGCGGATATAAAGCCGATTACATTTAATACGCATCTTGTGCCAATGACGCGAGGAATTATGGCAACGATGTATGTGAAAGTGAATCGACAAACAACGAAAGCAGAAGTGAGAGACCTATTTGAAACGGTGTATGCAAATCATCCATTTGTACGAATCCAGCCGTTAGGTCAATTCCCTTCAACGAAACAAGTATACGGTTCTAATTTCTGTGATATTGGTGTCGATTATGATGAGAGAACCGGCAGAGTGACGATTGTCTCTGTAATCGATAATTTAGTAAAAGGTGCTGCAGGTCAGGCCATTCAAAATGCAAATATTTTAATGGGATTAAAAGAAACAGCGGGATTATGGAGTGCTCCATTATATCCGTAA
- the argB gene encoding acetylglutamate kinase: protein MSVLVIKCGGSIIDELSESFFTSVKKLQSEGYQIVFVHGGGPDINSMLEKCEIEPVFEKGLRKTTDEVLEIVELMLAGKSNRILVHKLEQHGIKAVGLNGSDSGMLTGNFIDQAALGAVGEIEHVNPELMEMLFEKGFCPVVTPISTTTSGQKLNVNADMAAGAVAKALNAEMCLFVTDVKGVLKDGQVIEELTEDETNALIEDGSIYGGMIPKVNTALSVLNKGIKEVMIVSGKEAFYEHNQFIGTKFSQKERVQK from the coding sequence ATGAGCGTGTTGGTCATAAAATGCGGCGGAAGCATTATTGATGAGTTATCGGAATCTTTTTTTACAAGTGTAAAAAAACTACAAAGTGAAGGGTATCAAATTGTCTTTGTTCATGGTGGTGGACCAGATATTAATTCGATGCTTGAAAAGTGTGAGATTGAACCAGTTTTCGAAAAAGGCTTGCGAAAAACAACTGATGAAGTATTAGAAATCGTTGAGCTTATGCTAGCTGGTAAGTCTAATAGAATACTAGTTCATAAACTTGAACAGCATGGAATTAAGGCGGTCGGCTTAAATGGTTCTGATTCAGGAATGCTGACTGGCAACTTTATTGATCAAGCCGCTCTAGGCGCTGTAGGAGAAATTGAACACGTAAATCCAGAATTAATGGAAATGCTATTTGAAAAAGGGTTTTGCCCAGTCGTAACACCGATTTCAACAACAACAAGCGGACAAAAACTAAATGTCAATGCAGATATGGCCGCTGGTGCAGTAGCTAAGGCATTAAATGCTGAGATGTGTTTATTCGTAACAGACGTAAAAGGTGTTCTGAAAGACGGGCAAGTTATTGAAGAGTTAACAGAAGATGAAACGAATGCTTTAATCGAGGATGGAAGTATTTATGGCGGGATGATTCCGAAAGTAAATACAGCATTATCGGTTTTAAATAAAGGAATTAAAGAAGTGATGATTGTGAGCGGAAAAGAAGCTTTCTATGAACACAATCAATTCATTGGAACGAAATTTAGTCAAAAAGAGAGGGTACAAAAGTGA
- a CDS encoding metal-sulfur cluster assembly factor: MGALERVIDPELGVDIVNLGLVYDVDMDEEGYTTITMTLTAMGCPLAGVIVDQVKYALEDLPEVKETEVNIVWTPAWTKDKMSRYAKIALGIK, translated from the coding sequence ATGGGAGCGTTAGAGCGCGTAATCGACCCAGAATTAGGGGTAGATATTGTGAATCTAGGGCTTGTATATGATGTTGATATGGATGAAGAAGGCTATACAACGATTACAATGACGCTAACGGCTATGGGCTGTCCGCTTGCTGGAGTTATTGTGGATCAAGTGAAATATGCACTTGAAGATCTGCCAGAAGTAAAAGAAACAGAAGTGAACATTGTTTGGACGCCAGCATGGACGAAAGATAAAATGTCTCGATATGCAAAAATTGCACTTGGCATTAAATAA